A stretch of the Gossypium hirsutum isolate 1008001.06 chromosome D07, Gossypium_hirsutum_v2.1, whole genome shotgun sequence genome encodes the following:
- the LOC107961740 gene encoding 60S acidic ribosomal protein P2-1, translating to MKVIAAFLLAVLGGNTNPSAGDLKAILGSVAAEADNDKIEMLLSEVKGKDITELIASGREKLASVPSGGGGGVAVAAPTTGGGAGDAPAAEAKKEEKVEEKEESDDDMGFSLFD from the exons ATGAAGGTGATAGCCGCTTTCTTGCTTGCCGTTTTGGGTGGGAACACTAACCCTTCTGCCGGTGATTTGAAGGCTATTCTCGGATcag TTGCAGCTGAGGCTGATAATGATAAGATAGAGATGCTTTTATCCGAAGTCAAAGGAAAAGATATCACCGAGCTAATTGCAAGTGGAAGGGAGAAGCTGGCTTCAGTTCCgtctggtggtggtggtggtgttgCTGTTGCAGCTCCTACAACCGGTGGTGGTGCTGGTGATGCACCTGCTGCCGAGGCCAAGAAAGAGGAGAAAGTTGAGGAGAAGGAAGAGTCCGATGAT GATATGGGTTTCAGCCTCTTCGACTAA
- the LOC107961726 gene encoding uncharacterized protein, with product MDVDSQPTMEETILVGDDLMIGPPSPVIPQEIASHLLEGVELCDGILRNLFLCLQINDIEPFCQDELALYRQCAEKRDKELRQRLQDSERKLGLSMPFDQAKERASQLESEVTSLERRLILASGIEGIEGFRQRWSLHGRLTDTKKRLESLKLGMEKRKEDEPSKTSTRKSGFFW from the exons ATGGATG TTGATTCACAACCAACTATGGAGGAAACTATATTGGTTGGTGATGACCTAATGATAGGGCCACCATCTCCTGTCATCCCACAAGAAATCGCATCTCATTTGCTTGAAGGTGTCGAGTTATGTGATGGGATCTTAAGGAATTTATTTTTGT GTCTGCAGATTAATGATATCGAGCCTTTCTGTCAAGATGAGCTGGCATTATATAGACAATGTGCTGAAAAGAGG GACAAGGAACTAAGGCAACGGCTTCAAGATAGCGAGAGAAAGTTGGGGTTGTCAATGCCTTTTGATCAAGCAAAGGAAAGAGCTAGTCAGCTTGAATCAGAAGTCACATCATTGGAGAG GCGCTTGATTCTGGCAAGTGGAATTGAAGGCATTGAAGGATTTCGTCAAAGATGGAGTCTGCATGGACGACTTACAGATACCAA GAAAAGGCTGGAATCCTTAAAACTGGGGATGGAGAAGAGAAAAGAGGATGAACCAAGCAAAACATCAACCAGGAAAAGTGGATTCTTTTGGTAA